In Candidatus Tanganyikabacteria bacterium, the genomic stretch TGCGGCGGCCTGGGCGGCAAGCAGACGTCGCCCCGCCTCTCGTGGGGCAAGGATGCGCTGCTCGTGGGCTGGCTCGACAGCGGCGCGCTCTACCTGAGGGGCTGGCGCTAGACGGGAGCCGCCTCCCGGGCGGGCTCGGGGGCCTCCCACGCGCGGGACCGCTCGACGGCCTTCCGCCAGCCCGCCAGGAGCCGGGCCCGCAGCGCGGCATCCATCTGCGGGCGGAAGCTGGTCACGTCCTGCGAGCCCGGCAAGGAGGCCAGGTCGGGCCAGAACCCCACGCCCAGGCCCGCAAGCCAGGCGGCGCCCCGCGCCGTGCTCTCGACCTGGCCGCCGCGCTGGACTTCCAGATCCAGGATGTCGGCCTGGAACTGCATCAGGAAGTCGTTGGCCGCGGCGCCGCCGTCCACCTTGAGTGCCGCCAGGCGGCCCGAGTCGGCCTCGATGCCCCCGATGAGGTCATTCGTCTGGTACGCGATGGCCTCCAGGGCCGCCCGCACGATGTGGGCCTTGGTGCTGCCGCGCGTCAGGCCGAACATGGCGCCCCGGGCGTAGGCGTCCCAGTATGGCGCCCCGAGGCCGACGAAGGCCGGCACGAGGAACACGCCGCCGTTGTCCGGCACGCTCCTGGCCAAATCCTCGCTCTCTTCCGCCCGGCCGATGAGGCCGAGGCCGTCGCGCAGCCACTGGATCGCGGCTCCGGCCACGAAGACGCTCCCTTCGAGCGCGTACGTCGCAGCCGCGCCGATGCGCCACGCGACGGTGGTCAGGAGGTTGTGCTGGCTGGTCACGGCGACCGTTCCCGTGTTGGCGAGCAGGAAGCAGCCCGTGCCGTAGGTATTCTTGGCCGAACCGACCGCGAAGCAGGCCTGACCGAATAGCGCGGCCTGCTGGTCGCCCGCCACCCCGGCGATCGGGATGCCCGCGGGCAGCGGGCCGCAGGCGACGGTGCGGCCGCATTCGCCGGAGTTCTGGCCCACGTCGGGCAAGAGGGCCCGCGGGACGGCGAAGATCCGGCAAAGGTCGTCGTCCCACTGGAGCTTGTGCAGGTCGAAGAGCAGGGTACGGCTGGCGTTTGACGGATCCGTGACGTGGGCCTTGCCGCCGGTGAGATTGAAGATCAGCCAGGTATCGATGGTGCCCATGGCGAGTTCCCCGCTCGCCGCCCGATCGCGGGCGCCGGGAACCTGGTCGAGGATCCAGGCGGCCTTGGTGCCGGAGAAGTACGCGTCCAGGACCAGGCCGGTGCGGGCGCGGATGGTTTCGGCCAGGCCCTCCTCCCGGAGTCGATCGCAGATGGGAGCGGTGCGGCGGCATTGCCAGACGATGGCCTTGTGGATGGGCCTGCCGGTCGCCCGGTCCCAGACCACGACGGTCTCGCGCTGGTTTGTGATGCCGATGGCGGCGATTTCGGTGCCGGCCGCGCCGGCGGCGGCCAGGGCCTGCGCGCTGGCGTCCAGCGTGCCGCTCCAGATCTCCTCGGCGTCGTGTTCGACCCAGCCTGGCCTCGGAAAATGCTGGGTCACCTCGCGGTAGCCCCGGCCCCGGACCCGTCCGGCCGCATCGAGGACGAGGACCGTGGTACCGGTGGTCCCCTGATCGATGGCGAGGATGAACTTCTCGGACACGAGCGGCCTCCTTTGCGCGCGCCTGATTCTAGCAGAGCGCCGGGTGTTACGCCGCTCACCGCGCCGCGCCGGGCACAAGGGATACCCTGGGAGCAGTGTCGCGCCCAGTAGCCTCTCTCGCGATCGCCGCCGCGATCGGCCTGATCGCGGGGCCACTGCTTGCCGCCGAGCCGATCGCCCGGACCCCGCTCGTCTGCATCGGGGGCGGCCCCGACGATCCGGCCATCGCGGCCGAGGCCCTGTCCCTGGCCGGCGGCCGCACCGCGAAGGTCGCGATCGTGAGCGTGGCATCCAGCCAGCCCGGAACCTCGGGACCGGCCTACCAGCAGTTCTTCGGTGCCTTTGGCGTGACCGCCAGGTACGTCCCCATCACCACCCGCGAGGCGGCCGCGACGCCCGAGGCGGTGCGTGCTCTGGCCAACAGCGAGTTGCTGTTCTTCTCGGGCGGCGACCAGAGCCGCCTGTCCGAGCGCTTCGCCGACACCCCGGTCCTGGGCGCGGTCCAGGACGGCTGGATCCGCGGCGCCGTGGTGGCAGGGACGAGCGCCGGAGCGATGCCCTGGGGCAGCGTGTTCATTGCCAACGGCAGCACCCTCGGGGCCTTCGCCCGCGCGTTCT encodes the following:
- the glpK gene encoding glycerol kinase GlpK — its product is MPRSRSRPSRCGRRPGTGPRPRWPDRRGRPRCRRAGSGRSARRQAVAPRSGRSRRRSRERLLGATLLPGYPLCPARRGERRNTRRSARIRRAQRRPLVSEKFILAIDQGTTGTTVLVLDAAGRVRGRGYREVTQHFPRPGWVEHDAEEIWSGTLDASAQALAAAGAAGTEIAAIGITNQRETVVVWDRATGRPIHKAIVWQCRRTAPICDRLREEGLAETIRARTGLVLDAYFSGTKAAWILDQVPGARDRAASGELAMGTIDTWLIFNLTGGKAHVTDPSNASRTLLFDLHKLQWDDDLCRIFAVPRALLPDVGQNSGECGRTVACGPLPAGIPIAGVAGDQQAALFGQACFAVGSAKNTYGTGCFLLANTGTVAVTSQHNLLTTVAWRIGAAATYALEGSVFVAGAAIQWLRDGLGLIGRAEESEDLARSVPDNGGVFLVPAFVGLGAPYWDAYARGAMFGLTRGSTKAHIVRAALEAIAYQTNDLIGGIEADSGRLAALKVDGGAAANDFLMQFQADILDLEVQRGGQVESTARGAAWLAGLGVGFWPDLASLPGSQDVTSFRPQMDAALRARLLAGWRKAVERSRAWEAPEPAREAAPV